The segment ACCAGAACGGTCTTTTCTCCTGTCATCTCCAGAAGGGCATCTAGCTCCCTTGGAATGGGACAGCCTGGACAAGCCGCGTTTCCTCTCAACATAGCGTTCATATTAACCACCTCTCATCTTCTAATCCGTTGGCGTGCGCTTCCTCAATGACCTTCTCTATATGTACTGGCCTTACGTCCTTTCCTCCCAATCCTCCTACAACGCTATAAACTGGTACATCTAGACCGTAGCATGCAGACTTAACTTCCTGGGCCAATATTCCTCCTGACCCATAGGAAAACGCCCTATCCATAACTATCACCCCTCTAACTTTTCTAACAATATCCTTAACCTTTTCCTTTGGGAAGGGTCTGAATGTCGTGATCTTAACTAATCCAGCTTTGATCCCCTTCTCCCTTACCCTGCTAACGGCGACTCTAGCATCTCCTGTCCAGGCACCCATCGAGATCACCAAGTAATCTGCATCGTCACATAGATAGCAATCGATCAGACCGTACTTTCTATTAGCGACGCTTTGGAACTCCTTTCCAACCGCCTCAATTACTATCTTTGCCCTCTCCATGGCTTTCTTAGCTTCATGCCTGAAGAAAATGTAGTCATCAGGGTTAGCTACCTGTCCTATTCCAACGGGATCAGCGAAATCTATAAGGTTGAACTCTCTAGGCGGGATGAAAGAGTTAACCGTTTCATCGTCTAGGACCTCTACTCTCTCCATTGTATGAGTAAGTATGAATCCGTCAAAGCCTATCATCACCGGGAGGAGTACATTCCGATCTTCTGAGATTTTAAACGCTTGAAGAGTCAAGTCGTACGCCTCCTGGACGTTCTCAGCCATCATCTGAACCCAAATTGCATCCCTCTTGCTCATAAAGTCCTGGTGGTCATCTAGAATTGACCAGGGGGAAGCTATCGCTCTAGTCGCTACAGCTGCGACCAGTGGAACTCTCTGCCCTCCTACCCAATATATCATTTCCGTCATGTAAAGTAAACCCTGAGACGCAGTTGCTGTGAAGACCCTGGCCCCACTGAGAGCTGCGCCAAATATAGAAGCCATCGCGGAATGTTCGCTCTCCACCCTGATCATCCTAGCCTTCAGCTTTCCAGAATCTACATACTCTGATAACTTCTCTAACATTGTAGTTTGTGGCGTAATAGGGTAAACTGCTAAAACTTGAGGTCTGGCCTGCATTACGGCGTAAGCTACCGCGTGGTTACCTACCATAGCCTTGATTACGTTTTTAACGGACGTGCTTTGCATTCATTTCACCTCTTTAATCATTTCTATTGCTGCTACAGGGCAAACTTGCGCACATACTCCACAACCCTTACAGTAGTCGTAATCTATTACGGGGTAAAGGTTCTTCTCTAGATCAATGGTGTTTTCAACGCAATAGAAATAACATAGTCTACATCTAGTGCACTTTTCGTAGTGGATCACCGGTTTGAGTATCCTCCACGTACCTGTGGATCCTGCAGATCCAACTCTAGGTCGAGCTAATGGGATCTCATTAGGCACGTTAATCAAGAGATTTCACCTCCTTAGTGCCTAGAAACACTGCCTTTGCGTTCAACTCGCCCAGCTTCCCTGGAAACTC is part of the Metallosphaera cuprina Ar-4 genome and harbors:
- a CDS encoding transketolase C-terminal domain-containing protein yields the protein MQSTSVKNVIKAMVGNHAVAYAVMQARPQVLAVYPITPQTTMLEKLSEYVDSGKLKARMIRVESEHSAMASIFGAALSGARVFTATASQGLLYMTEMIYWVGGQRVPLVAAVATRAIASPWSILDDHQDFMSKRDAIWVQMMAENVQEAYDLTLQAFKISEDRNVLLPVMIGFDGFILTHTMERVEVLDDETVNSFIPPREFNLIDFADPVGIGQVANPDDYIFFRHEAKKAMERAKIVIEAVGKEFQSVANRKYGLIDCYLCDDADYLVISMGAWTGDARVAVSRVREKGIKAGLVKITTFRPFPKEKVKDIVRKVRGVIVMDRAFSYGSGGILAQEVKSACYGLDVPVYSVVGGLGGKDVRPVHIEKVIEEAHANGLEDERWLI
- a CDS encoding 4Fe-4S binding protein; the protein is MINVPNEIPLARPRVGSAGSTGTWRILKPVIHYEKCTRCRLCYFYCVENTIDLEKNLYPVIDYDYCKGCGVCAQVCPVAAIEMIKEVK